CTTCGGCTCCTTTTCTGGCGACTAGGGTTCTCAAACAGCTGGCAATCGATGAGGCGGAGGGTTTCCCGAAGGCAGCGAGGGTTATCAGAGAGGATGTCTACATGGACGATATCTTCTCCGGGGCACAGACGGTGGCAGAAGCAGTCGAGCTGCGAGACCAGCTGGAAGCGATGTGCCTCAAGGCTGGCTTTCCGCTGCAGAAATGGGCTTCGAACGACGAAGCAATCATGAATGGGATTCCTGCTGAGCGACGGGCGCTTCAGCAGTCGATAAATTTAGATCAAGACCAGACACTGAAAACACTTGGGCTTCATTGGAAACCGGGCACAGATATACTGAAATTTAGTATCGATTTGAAACCTCCGACAGATGCTAAACTCACAAAAAGGGCAACTCTTTCTTGCATTGCGCAACTTTTCGACCCGTTGGGACTTGTGGGTCCAATTTTGGTTACGGCAAAGGCTTTTATGCAAAAACTCTGGACGTTAAAAAACGATAATGGGTCAATTTGGGATTGGGATCAAGAATTGCCCGACTACCTTAAACATGAATGGGTCAACTATCATACTCAACTACCCCTGCTTAACAGTGTTCGGCTAGAGAGGTATGTTCTCCTGCGCAAGGCAGTCGAGAGTGAGTTACACATTTTCTCGGACGCATCCGAAACAGCGTATGGTGCGTGCGCCTATATTCGATCTGTTGATAATCAAGGCAAAATTAAAGTGGCTCTCCTTACATCTAAGTCGAGAATCGCCCCCCTCAAGCAAGTTAGCATTCCCCGCCTAGAGCTTTGTGGCGCTCTTCTGGCAGCCGAACTTTACGAGAAGATTCGGCTATCGATAAACATTGAGATGAATGTGAAATTTTGGACGGATTCGACAGTGGTACTGAGTTGGCTGAGGGCTATTCCATCAACTTGGACCAACTTTGTGGCAAATAGGGTTTCCAAAATTCAGACTGCGACGGAAGGATGCTCATGGCAACACATTACCGGCGCAGAAAACCCAGCTGATGTCATTTCCCGAGGCTGTTTACCGTCGGACCTTCTTTCGAATTCCTTATGGTGGCAGGGACCAGATTGGCTAAACCAAGACAAGGGTTCTTGGCCAATTCCTAGCGTTGATATCGTTACCAGCACTGATTTTGAATTGAGAAAATCCGCAATCGTTTCCTCTTCAGCGAACATAGAACCCAGCTTCATTGATGACCTCctgaaacaatttgaaaattttcatgcgCTTCTACGCTTCACCGCATATGCGTTGCGGCTCAGCACGAATTTCCGCCTGCCACAGAGCGAGCGCAGGTTCCAGTGGCTCACGACCGACGAACTGAAAACAGCAGAGCACACGATTGTCCGACTTATCCAACAGCAGCATTTCCCCGACGAGTGGAGAAGGTTGAAAAAAGGCGAGCCGGTATCGAGTTCTTCGAAGCTGAAGTGGTTCTACCCAATACTTAGCCAGCGTCATGACGTCATAAGAATCGGTGGGAGAATTGATCGATCAGCGCAACCGTACGAATCAAAACACCAGATAATTCCCCAGGATCTCACCCCTTCACCGTTATTTTGCTCCGCTCTTATCATCATCGTCTACTGCATGCATCTCCCCAGCTGTTGATAAACATGGTCCGGCTCAAGTACTGGATTTTGGGTGTGAGATCAGCCGCTCGGAGAGTTGTCCACCAATGTATTGCCTGTGTGAGAGCGCGACCCCAGCTGATCGAACAGCTGATGGCCGAGTTACCAGCATCTAGAGTTTCTCCCACACGGCCGTTCTCTGTTATTGGTATCGACTATTGGGGACCGATTCAAATCAAACCACGACACCGAAGAGATGCTCCAGGCAAGGCATACGTGGCTGTGTTTGTCTGTTTTTCAACGAAGTCCGTCCACCTTGAACTTGTGGTGGACCTCACTACAGCCAAATTTCTCCAAGCGTTCCGACGATTTGTGAGCCGTCGTGGTCTGTGTGCCCGTGTTTACACGGACAACGGTCGCAACTTTGTTGGTGCGGCAAACGAGCTACGTAGGTTCCTCCGAAGCAACGACTACAAGAGTCATCTAGCCAAGGAATGCTCCGAGAATGGGATCCAATGG
This sequence is a window from Uranotaenia lowii strain MFRU-FL chromosome 3, ASM2978415v1, whole genome shotgun sequence. Protein-coding genes within it:
- the LOC129752558 gene encoding uncharacterized protein LOC129752558, producing the protein MSTTERKLRSLKARRRSLSASFLNISRFVDGFQEPRDTAEAPVRLEAVVEIWSEYAKVQSELETLDETPEALDKTIANTPPVSAEQQSSSASAPAPRINVAHSGITSTSTSTSCHSPTSDRSRVILATAVVVVVDDVGNKHLARALLDSGSECCFATSRLFNLMKVRRTKVDVPIAGIGSSSTKVKFQFHAIVKSRTSDYTTTLPFLILPKVTIDLPTIDVNISQWPIPKNLQFSDPDFYERHPIDLVLGAEIFFDLFSPPGHIYLGESMPSVINSVFGWVVSGKTTSNANIPQTTPMICQVATLKRLENQIEKFWLIDESAFPSSSYSPEESKCEEFFCRTVSRNPQGRYIVCLPVKRDVINQLGDNSKSAVRRFQLIENRMQKEPSLGEQYREFMTEYIRLGHMELVTECEHTTKQAYYLPHHPVIRDCSTTTKVRVVFGVFDASSRSSTGVSLNNALMVGPTIQQDLRAIVMRFRTYPFVLIADIEKMYRQILVHPDDTPLQRIFWRSSPDQPIQTYELKTVTYGTASAPFLATRVLKQLAIDEAEGFPKAARVIREDVYMDDIFSGAQTVAEAVELRDQLEAMCLKAGFPLQKWASNDEAIMNGIPAERRALQQSINLDQDQTLKTLGLHWKPGTDILKFSIDLKPPTDAKLTKRATLSCIAQLFDPLGLVGPILVTAKAFMQKLWTLKNDNGSIWDWDQELPDYLKHEWVNYHTQLPLLNSVRLERYVLLRKAVESELHIFSDASETAYGACAYIRSVDNQGKIKVALLTSKSRIAPLKQVSIPRLELCGALLAAELYEKIRLSINIEMNVKFWTDSTVVLSWLRAIPSTWTNFVANRVSKIQTATEGCSWQHITGAENPADVISRGCLPSDLLSNSLWWQGPDWLNQDKGSWPIPSVDIVTSTDFELRKSAIVSSSANIEPSFIDDLLKQFENFHALLRFTAYALRLSTNFRLPQSERRFQWLTTDELKTAEHTIVRLIQQQHFPDEWRRLKKGEPVSSSSKLKWFYPILSQRHDVIRIGGRIDRSAQPYESKHQIIPQDLTPSPLFCSALIIIVYCMHLPSC